GCCCGTTCCCGTGACGTAGCTGTCACCGATAAAGCAGAGTCGCATACGGACATGATAGGCTCCGACCCGGTGCGAAGGCACTGGCATTTCTCTACTTTCTTATTTTGTTCTCATGTTTTAGACTGCTCCCGCCACGAATGCAGGGGAGCAGGAACACAAATGCGGGCAGGCATCACGCCATGGTTGGGCTTGTGGCTTCTACTGGTCCCCGCATCCACGTTGGCAGCCCCCACACCCTATCACGTAGCCCCTGCCGCCATAGGGTGCACGCAGGCTGCCAACATGCGCCGGGTGGGGGAACTGCCTCTTTCCATGCCTGCCATTGCCTATGCGCAGGCGCTGGCCCAACTGCATTGCCAGCGCGTTGACGGGGCGGGAACGTGGCAATTACTGGGCACGCGCGACGATGGCACTGTGGCACGGTTGCGCCCCCTGCCGGTGCGGCGGGATGAGGCGCCTTTATATTTTGCAGCAAGTAACGTGAGCGTAGCGGGTGCAGCACACGTAGCACCGCCATCAGGAGTATGGCGGTTGGTACTGGCGGGCGGTGTGGCGATGGTGCTGTGGCCTGTGCTGCGCTACGGCGGCCGATCGTGGCGGCGCAGGCGCGCGTGGCGGCTGTGCGGGCAACTGGTGTGCCATCATGCCGAGGCCCTGCGCATCCGCCGCCGCCAACTGGTGCAGTTCAACAGTTATGGGGTGGAGCGCACCGCGAAGTGGGAGCGTGAGCAGGCGGAATTCGTCAGGACGATCATCCAGCCCGCCCTGCGTGGCAAAAGGCTGGC
This is a stretch of genomic DNA from Komagataeibacter xylinus. It encodes these proteins:
- a CDS encoding restriction endonuclease, which gives rise to MRAGITPWLGLWLLLVPASTLAAPTPYHVAPAAIGCTQAANMRRVGELPLSMPAIAYAQALAQLHCQRVDGAGTWQLLGTRDDGTVARLRPLPVRRDEAPLYFAASNVSVAGAAHVAPPSGVWRLVLAGGVAMVLWPVLRYGGRSWRRRRAWRLCGQLVCHHAEALRIRRRQLVQFNSYGVERTAKWEREQAEFVRTIIQPALRGKRLAATWPALARRVLVLIDQVARQSPSGSAPADGFSPDMDPIAYERYCAARLRACGWDAHATPPGGDQGADVIAVHGHVRLVVQCKLYRNAVGNEAVQQIAAARLHYHADVAAVVSNADYTIPARQLARSNNVFLLHHDELPAFAARLARARKKA